From the genome of Halomonas sp. I5-271120, one region includes:
- a CDS encoding lytic murein transglycosylase, whose translation MRRILVCSLLLSTLVGCQSSQVSQAQSQASATSSSQATDQATAPADDSRQDVNAQAESPASFEAWLADFRREARAKGIAESTLDRALADVRFQPKILEYDRAQPEFVRPIWQYLDTAVSSTRVTNGRKRLAEHRATAERMASRYGVPAEVLVAIWGVESNYGSNFGSFSTLNSLATLAFDGRRRDFAHDELIAALKIIQNGDIAPDRMIGSWAGAMGHTQFLPSSFLAYAEDGDGDGRRDIWGSIPDVMASTANYLARAGWQAGEPWGVEVRLPADFDYSQTELATRRSSQAWAAQGVRATDGEALPALGKASILTPAGARGPAFLVGGNYRAILRYNNATSYALAVGTLSRRVAGEPGIRADWPRQETPLSRAQVRELQRSLNARGFATGTPDGIMGPNTRAGLRAFQAAQGLTPDGFATVSLLERLQQ comes from the coding sequence ATGCGCAGGATCCTCGTATGCTCGCTGCTGTTGAGCACCCTGGTCGGCTGCCAGAGCAGTCAGGTCAGCCAAGCCCAGAGCCAAGCCTCGGCAACATCTTCGTCCCAGGCAACTGATCAGGCGACGGCACCGGCCGACGATAGCAGACAGGACGTTAACGCGCAGGCCGAGTCGCCGGCGTCTTTCGAGGCCTGGCTCGCCGATTTCCGCCGCGAAGCACGGGCCAAGGGCATTGCCGAGTCGACGCTCGATCGGGCCCTGGCCGATGTTCGCTTCCAACCCAAGATCCTCGAGTACGATCGCGCCCAGCCCGAGTTCGTGCGCCCTATCTGGCAGTACCTGGACACGGCCGTTTCATCGACCCGGGTGACCAACGGCCGCAAGCGCCTAGCCGAGCATCGTGCCACGGCGGAGCGTATGGCCAGTCGCTACGGTGTGCCGGCGGAGGTGCTGGTGGCGATATGGGGGGTGGAAAGCAACTACGGCAGCAACTTCGGCAGTTTCTCGACGCTGAATTCCCTAGCGACCCTGGCCTTCGATGGCCGCCGCCGCGACTTCGCCCATGACGAGCTGATCGCTGCGCTCAAGATCATCCAGAACGGCGATATCGCCCCGGATCGCATGATCGGTAGTTGGGCCGGAGCCATGGGGCATACCCAGTTCCTGCCGTCTAGCTTCCTCGCCTATGCCGAGGACGGCGACGGTGATGGCCGCCGCGACATCTGGGGCAGCATTCCCGACGTCATGGCCTCCACCGCCAACTACCTCGCGCGAGCCGGCTGGCAGGCCGGCGAGCCCTGGGGTGTCGAGGTGCGCCTGCCTGCGGATTTCGATTATTCCCAGACCGAGCTGGCCACGCGGCGCTCAAGCCAGGCCTGGGCGGCACAGGGCGTGCGCGCGACAGACGGCGAGGCGCTGCCGGCGCTTGGCAAGGCATCGATCCTCACGCCTGCCGGCGCTCGTGGCCCCGCCTTCCTGGTTGGCGGCAACTATCGCGCCATCCTTCGCTACAACAACGCCACCAGCTATGCGCTGGCGGTGGGCACCCTTTCGCGCCGGGTGGCGGGAGAGCCTGGCATTCGCGCCGACTGGCCGCGCCAGGAAACGCCGCTTTCCAGGGCGCAGGTCCGCGAGCTGCAGCGCTCGCTGAACGCTCGTGGCTTCGCCACAGGGACGCCGGACGGCATCATGGGCCCCAACACCCGCGCCGGGCTGCGGGCCTTTCAGGCGGCTCAGGGTCTGACGCCTGATGGCTTCGCCACGGTATCGCTGCTCGAGCGCTTGCAGCAGTGA
- a CDS encoding DUF3429 domain-containing protein: MHVLSLSDDRRLPVMLGLAGLLPFVATALGAWWAPGAWSVFAIQAFVYYSAVILSFLGGIHWGLAMGRDAPKSPAFRGRVMLSMAPSLMAWPALLWGGAPGTALLMLGYIAVRGYEASATGSVGLPEWYRGLRNVLTVVVVACHLAVILRFWQLL; the protein is encoded by the coding sequence ATGCACGTACTGTCCCTATCTGATGATCGTCGTCTACCCGTCATGCTGGGCCTGGCCGGGCTGCTGCCCTTTGTGGCCACGGCCCTGGGCGCTTGGTGGGCGCCAGGGGCTTGGTCGGTCTTCGCCATACAGGCCTTTGTCTATTACAGCGCGGTGATACTGTCCTTTCTCGGCGGCATCCACTGGGGGCTCGCCATGGGCCGAGATGCACCGAAGAGCCCGGCATTTCGCGGCCGTGTCATGCTGAGCATGGCGCCCAGCCTGATGGCCTGGCCGGCCTTGCTGTGGGGCGGGGCGCCGGGCACCGCGCTGCTGATGCTCGGCTATATCGCGGTGCGCGGCTATGAGGCGAGTGCGACTGGCAGTGTTGGGCTGCCCGAGTGGTATCGAGGGCTGCGCAATGTGCTGACCGTGGTGGTGGTCGCCTGCCACTTGGCTGTGATCCTTCGGTTTTGGCAGCTTCTGTAG